The Phycisphaerae bacterium DNA window AGGAAAACCACGAGGCAACAGATGCCCTGGACGAAGTCGGTCAACATGATGGCGATCTGCCCGCCGGCGAAGGTGAAAAACAACGCCAGACCCAGTAGCACCATCATCACCAGCGGGAACGTCCCGATCGACAGACCCCACAGACTCACGTACTCGGGCAGGCCGCAAAAGTAGATGATCAGCCGGGCATTGATGCTCGGGAACACACCGTAATTGACCAGCCCGGCAGCGAAGGCCACGAAGCCGGTGAACACGCGAAACCGGCGGCTGTAGCGCATTTCCAGGAACTGGGCCATAGTCAGGGCTCGGGTCTGGCGGTAGCGGTACAGGACCCACCCGGACATAGCCAGGATAAACACCAGCGGCCACTCGGCCACCTTCCACCACAGCCCGGTGAACCCGCTGTTGGTATAGAGCTGCCACAGGGCCACGATCGTGACCGCGCCAAGCTCCGCCCCGCCGGAGGAGATACAGATCAGGTATCGTCCGCCGCAGCGGTTGGCCGCGAGGAAGTCGCTGACCCCGCGCATGTAGCGCCTGGTGAACTGGGCGGTGAGAATGAGAAAGGCAACCAGAGACAGAACGATCGCCCAGTCGACCCAGTGCAGGTTCATAAGGGCACCTCAGGCGACGTGCCGAGTTGCGTCAAGCCGAAACACATTCGCGCACCGGCGAGCAGCCGCCGGTGGCACCCCGTGCCGGTGCTCCTTTTTCAGGTCACCAGGCCATCCAGCCGCCGTCGACCACGATGTTCGCGCCGGTGACGTAGCTGCTCGCGTCGCTGGCCAGAAAGACCAGAGCGCCCTTGAGTTCGTGGGGTTTGCCCATGCGTTTCATCGGGCTCTTGCTGCTGAGGCGCTCGACCATCTTGGGGCTGACGTTCGGGGCCGGGAACGGGCCGGGGCTCAAGACATTGACTCGGATGCCGTCGCCCACCCAATAGACCGCCATATGCCGGCTCATGGACAGAATTCCGCCCTTGAGGCAGTGATACGCGACCGGGCTGCACATCGGCACGTCGCTATAGGCATCCGGGTATGACCCGACGATGCCGTACATCGAGCCGATGTTGATGATGCTGCCTTTGCCTTTCCGGTCGACAACGTGTTGTCGCATCGCCCGGCTCAGGAGGAACACACCGGTAGCGTTCTGGAGTTGGCGGGTAAACTGCTCGCCGCTGACCGTTCGCCAATCCGAGGTGACCCGTTCGTAGCCGGAATTGACCAGGATGTCGACCTTGCCTGCCTGCTTCACCGCGTCGGCCATGCAGTTGTCGATGGACTTGGCGTCCATGTAGTCGAGCTCGGTAACATAGTGTCTGGCGTTGCCGACGACCGGCAGCGACTTGGCCACTTCCTGGGCTTTTTCTCTGGCCGCGGGGATGTCGGCGCAGACCACGCCGGCGCCGGCCTCGGCCAGGGCCCGGCACATCGACTGAACGAGCCAGCCACAGGCTCCGGTGATCAATGCGACCTTGCCGCTGAGATTGAACATTTCCTGGATCGTCGGTTCTTGTGGGGTATCGCTCATTGCATCGGCTCCTTCGTGTCTCGAGGACCCGAATGAGGAGAAAACCAAGAGGCGCAGTCAGTGATCCGTTGTCAGTCGGGAGTCAGAGGCACATCGTGACTCTTGAATCGAACACCGGTAACCCGTCACTGACGACTTGCCTTCCTCATTCGGACTCCCTCACTCATCATTTTGTTCAGCTTGGCACCGCAACCAGAGGTTGCCAGTTCGGCTTGTCCGCCGCCTGAAGGACGGTCAGATTCACGCGCAGCGTCTGCAGGCCTTCCTCCAGCGTACAGGCAAAGTTTCCCTTGCCTTCTATGGCGTCCATAAAAATGTTCGCCTGGTTGACGAAAATGTCGTCCCGCTCGGTGGAGAACTGGAACTCGGTTTTCCAGCCGGCGTCCGGTTCGGCCATGGACATCCAGCGGGCGTTGTTCAGATCCCATCTGGCGGTGCCTTTCTTGCAGACGACGGTGACCGTGTTTTCGTTGGGTGCCTGGTGCTGGTTCAGGCTGTAGCAGCCCATGACCTTGTCGCCGTTCTGGCGGGTGATCACGTGAACCGTGTCCTCAACGCTCACACCTTCGAGCACCTGGTGCCCGCAGTCGGCCATCAGTCTGCCGACCGGGCCCGCGAGGAACTCTCCGGCGTTGATTGCGTGGGTGAGCACGTCCTGGATGGCTCCGCCGCCGGTCTTGCGACTGGTGTAGTAGATTTGCCGGTACGCCGGGCGGTACTTGGGAAAATGCTGCCCCCACGTGCCGATGACCTGCACGGGTTCGCCGAATCGCCCGGAATCAATGGCCTCCTTCATCGACCGCAGGGCAGGATGCGAGCGGTAGGTGTAAGCCACCGCCGCTTTGACGCCCTTCTCCCTGGTCAGCTCCATCAGTTCCGAAATCCCGTACAACGAGAGACTGAGCGGCTTTTCGATGAAGACGTGCTTGCGTGCCTTCACCAACCTGGTCGCCATCGGAACGTGCAGGTGCGAGGGCGTGCAGATCAGGCCGATGTCAAACTTGTCGTCGTTGAGGGCCTCATCGAGTCCGGCATAGGTCTGGTTGATCCCGTATCGTTCGGCCACGGTCCTGCGAAGCTGCTCGTTGCTCTCGCAGATGGACAACTCGGCCCGGCCGGTACGCTGAAACGTTCGGGTATGGCGTTCGCCGATCGACCCTACCCCGATAATCAGAATCCGATGCTTCGCCATGAACAACGTTCTCCATCGCCGCCTGCCACCGGCCGCAGGGGCCGAATTCCGGGCGTGACCGGCATTGTGCCGGTGCTCCTCAGTTCTCCGTTTGCGACTTCTCAACTCCCTGCATTGCGGTCTGCATCGTCGATCTCAACCTTCAATGTAACTCCTGCCGGCGGCCAGGCGATTGTCGAAAGTAAAACCGAGCGGCGAGAACTGCCGTTGGATGTTCTCGACGCCGGCTTTGAAGATGACGATGTCCGCGCTGTGGCAGAAAAACAGGGCCCCCAGGTCCATCAACCTGCGGCAATGCTCGGTGTCGAACGCGGGCGTTCCCCACCACTTGCCAGCCTTTTCGGCCGCTTTGGCAATCTTCTTGTAAGCGTTCCAGACCTTGGGGTGATCCCACTGCCCGGGGATGCCGCTGAGGGTAGTGAAGTCGGCGGGGCCCAGGAAGAGAATATCCACGCCGGGCACCGCGGCAATCTCGTCGGCCCGGTCGACTGCCGCCTGCTCTTCGAGCTGGATGATGATGAAGGTCTCCTCATTGGCGGCCTTCATGTAGTCAGCCATGGGCACCGAGCAATACGGCATGTCGCCGTTGCCGCCGTCGAACCCTCTCTTGCCGATAGGATAGAACTTGGTCCACTTGACCAGCTCAGCGGCTTCGGCTGCGTCGTCGCATCGCGGGTACATCAGGCCATGTGCTCCGGCTTCCAGCAGCCGGGCAAAACGCATGTATTCGCCCTTGGCCGCCCGGGCGACCACGTCGCACTTGGCGACCCGGGTCGCGCGGATCAGCCCGTTGGCCGTCTCCACGCTGTAGTTGTGATGCTCGAGATCCATCCAGATGCCGTCCATGCCCAGCAGAGCGACCAGTTCGAAAACGGATTGGTCGGTGAAATGGCATTGGAGACACAAGGCGGGCTGTTTCCGGAGCAGTTTTGACTTGACTGTGCTTCGTCTCATGATTCCTCGGTCCATCTCAGGGGATAAGGCAAGTTCCCCAGTTCTGGCACTACACAGAGATCCGATAAAACCGGCTTCGCAGGGCCGTGCGGCGCGTTTGTGCATCAACGACCCGAGGACAATCCTGCATCACACTGACTGCCGTAAGTCACGCGGGGACAAAAACGAACAGCAAATCTGTGCAATCCCGTTGTTGACGAAACCGGGGGGTTTCTGTAAACTCTAATGGCAGCGAACACTAACATAGGGAGTCGTACGATGTCAATAGCCCCCCCGCAAAATGGTTCACTTCGTGACCAGGCTTACTATCGTCTGCGCCGTCTGCTGATACTGCAACAGGTGCGTGAGGGAGAGCGGTTGCGAGAGTCACACTGGGCGGCGAAGTTGTCCGTGAACCGCACGGCCCTGCGAGAGGCATTTGCCCGATTGGAAGCCGAAGGTTTCGTGACCAAGGGGCCGAAGACGGGTTACTTCGTCCCGGCCCTGACGAACGAAGACATTCGCGAGATTCTTGATGTCCGCCTGATCCTGGAAGGCGGAGCCATTGAACGGATCATCGCCGCGAAGAACAACACCCCGACGCATCTGAGGGCCATGCGCGTCGCCTGCGAGCAGCTCGAGCGTCTGGTCAGGGAGGAATACATGCTGGGAGTGGCCGAGGCAGATCGCCGGTATCACGAAGCGCTGATCGAGGCGGCGGGTAACAAGCGGCTCGTGACGCTTTACCAACGGGCTCCTCTGCCGATTATCCACCCGGAAGTGATCAGCGGTCACTTGTGGGAGGTTCGCGTTCAGAAGACGCTGAACGAGCATCGTGCGATACTTGACGCCATCCTAAAGGGCAGCGCTGAAGAGGCGAAGGCGATGCTGGGCACGCACCTGACCGAGAGAGCCATCGTTCCTCTTCACGCGGGATGACCCGCGATCGAAGTCCGATTGTCCAACCGATCCTGTCGCATCTGTCCGGAGGCCGACGTGCCACAAACCGCCCCGCCTTGCCGAAAGACGCCGCTTATCGGATGCGTGATGATCATTGGGGGGTTGGTCGTCGCCGACGCAGCCTGGGGGCAAACCGCGGCACCGGCGTCCTCGTCCGCTGCCGTGCCATACGGACTGACGACCCTGGACTGGGGCATCATCGCCGCATACGGCGCGGGCATGTTGGGCATCGGGGTTTACTATGCCCGCCGAACGCGCAACCGGGAGGACTATCTGCTCGGCGGGCGCAGGATGCGATCGTCGTCGGTCGGCTTGTCGCTTTTCGCGACGCTGTTCAGCACCATCACCTATCTTGCGCTGCCGGGCGAGATGATCAGCAAGGGACCGGTCATTTTGTGGTCGATGATGGCCATCCCGATCGCTTACGTTCTTGTCGGTTACTTCATTATCCCGCGATTCATGGAGCAGCGGGTCACCAGCGCTTACGAGATTCTCGAGACGCGCCTGGGTGTGGGGCTGCGTCTTCTTGCGGCGATCGTGTTCCTGGTCACCCGCACTCTCTGGATGGCCCTCATTATCTACGTGACCGCCGAGAAGATCATCGTCACGATGATGGACCTGCCTCCGGACACGGCGGCGTGGGTGACGCCGGTTGTCGCGGCCGCCGTGGGCCTGCTGACCGTGGCGTATACCAGCATGGGCGGCCTGCGGGCGGTCGTTTTGACCGACGTCATACAATCCATCATTTTGCTCGGCGGCGCCTGTCTGACGATTATTCTGATCACCGTCAAGATGGGAGGCGTCACGGCCTGGTGGCCAAGTGCCTGGTCACCCAACTGGGATCACCAGCCGTTCTTCAGCTTCGATCCAACCGTGAGGGTGACCGTGATCGGTTCAATCCTGTTCATGACCATCTGGTGGATCGGAACGGCCGGTTCAGACCAGATGGCCATTCAGCGCTACCTCGCCACGCGCGACACGAAGACGGCCCGGCGGGTCTTTCTGGTGACCGGACTCGCCAACATTCTGATCACCACGTTGCTGGCCTGCGTAGGTTTTGCCTTGCTGGCCTTCTTTACCGCCCACCCGGACTATCTTTCCGCGGGGGCGCTGGAGACGAAGGCGGACATCGTTTTTCCGCTCTACATTATCCATCATGTGCCGCCAGGCCTGACCGGTCTGATCCTGGCCGCTCTGCTGGCCGCGGCGATGTCCAGCCTGTCTTCGGGCGTCAATTCGGCCTGTTCTGTCATCAGCGTCGACTTCATCGATCGGTTCCGCAAGGTTCCCGCCGCCGATTCCGACGCCGTGCAGGTGAAACGGATTCGGATCATTTCGTTCGTGAGCGGATTTGTGGCCGTGGTCATCAGCCTTCTGATGGGCCAGATCAAGGGCATGAATATCATGGAGATCACGGTGCGCACGAACCACGTCTTCGTCGCGCCGCTGTTCATGCTCTTTGTCCTGGCGTTGTTCGTGCGGTTCGCCACACCGATCGGGGCGGCCTGCGGCACGCTGGCGGGATGCGCTGTGGCGGCAGTGTTTGCCTGCACCAACAAGGTCAGTTTCCAATGGATGAGCCTGGCGGCACTGCTGGTCGACCTGCTGGTAGCCGTTCCTGTCAGTTACTGGACCTACAAGGAAAAGCCTCCTGCATCGGGCGTTTCGGCCGTCTCGCGGGACGGCGTGCGGCAATGAACGGGCAAATGGCAGGCTCTTGTCGAGGAAACCATGGGTGTCTTATGAATCGATTGATTGTCGGGCTCGTCTGCCTGGTGACGCCCTGTTGCGTGGTCGGGCGCACCCCGAACGTAATCGTTTTTCTCGCCGACGACATGGGTATCGGCGACGTCGGCTGTTACGGTTGCGGTGACATTCAGACGCCCCAATTAGACTCTCTGGCCCGCGCGGGCGTCCGGTTGACCAACTTCTACGTGGCCTCGCCGATCTGTGCCCCGTCGCGGGCGGCGCTGATCACCGGCCGATATCCCAACCGGATCGGCATGTCCACCGAGAAGAACATCGAGTCGGGAATGGATCAACCAGGAATTCCCTCCTCGGAGATAACGCTTGCCGAACTCGTTCGCCCCCAGGGCTATGCGACGGCGGCTTTGGGCAAATGGCACCTCGGCTCCACGCATGACACCCAGCCCAATGCCCAGGGCTTCGACCTGTTTTTCGGCCATCACGGCAGTTGTATCGACGCGTTCTCGCACATGTACTACGCGAGCCTGCCGTATTACCACGACCTGTACCGCAATCGGCAGGAAGTGTTCGAGGACGGCATGCACATGACCGACCTGATCACGCGCGAGGCCGTGCGGTTCATCGAGGAAAACAAGAGCCGCCCGTTTTTGATCTACGCGGCCTATAATGCTCCGCACTATCCCATGGTCGCTCACGGACGCTTTCACCGGCAATATGCACATCTGCCGCGAGCCCGGCGCGACTACGCGGCGATGGTCGCAGGTCTCGACGAGTCGATCGGCATCATCATGGGGAAGATCAACGAACTGGGGCTGACCGAGGACACGTTCGTTTTCTTCACCAGCGACAACGGGGCGGCGGATCCCTCTCCCCGCGGCGAAGGGGGCGGCAGTAATGCCCCGTATCGTGAATACAAGCGGAGTCTCTTCGATGGCGGCATCCACATGCCGGCGATCATCAGTTGGCCCAAGCGGGTTCGCGGCGGGCAGGTCCGCGACCAGCTGGCCGTTGCGATGGATCTGTTCGCCACCGTCGCGGAGATCACCGGCTCGCGGTTGCCGCCTGACCACGTGATCGATGGTCGCAGTTGGATGCCGTTTCTGCTTGACCCTTCCAAGCCAGGCCACGACGTCCTGTACTTCGAGTGGGACGGGCAGCAGGCTGTTCGGCAGGGCAAATGGAAAGTGGTCCGCAACGGCCTGATGAACATGGCCCAAGGGCGAACGACCCGCGCCACGGGGGATGATGTCGTCTTCCTGGTCGACCTGTCAGCCGATCCGGGAGAAAAAGTCAACGTATGTCAGGAGCATCCTGATGTGGCTCAGCAACTCCTGCGCCTCCATGCACAATGGCAATCCATGAAGGCGAAGTGAGTATGCGGCTCAGATGAACAGAGTGGACCTGGCGACCATCGCCGGCGGCCTGGATCCCTCCAAGAACGCCTTCAACGGGACCGACGCCAACCCGCTGATTCTTGAGATGTATTTCTGGGCACAGACGGGCGGCAAGGAGGACAACACGGCGTTTTTCGCCCAGTTGTATGCCGAGGACAGCAGGGTTCCGGTGAGTCAGACGGTTCCGGACCCTGAGAATCCCGGCCAGTACATTGACGTGCCGCTGAGGCTGGTCCACGCCTCGCCATGTAACGGCTCTTCGGACATCCAGAACATCACGCCAAGCGTTCCCCGCAAGGCGATGGCCTTCGGATTTTTCGGCGGGGAGAACGGGCTCCAACCCAAGCTTGACTGCGATCTAACCAACTGGATGGTTTACCAGAATGTCATCTACGACGGCGATCACTGGTCCTTGCTCAAGGAGAATTTCCCGACGCCGGGTGGTCAGATCAATTCATCGGAGAAGTGGACATGGTTGAAGATGACCATCAAGTCCACCACTTTCGATCTCGACGTTCGAAGCTCGCAGTATCCGGCAACCCAGACGCGTCGCGGCATTCTTCGCGCTTATACGGGCGGCTTCCAGAGTCTGGCGCTCGGAACCACCGACTATCCGGGTCCCAACTGGACCGGGAGCGATTATCCATGCTATGCCGACAATATCACGCTTACCGGCGGCGTGCTTGACCTGGTCGTGCCGAAAGGTGCCTGTTGTCTGCCGCCGCCCAGCCTCGGTTGTCAGTCGAACGCCACCGAGAGCGATTGCACGGCCCTGGGAGGCATCTGGCAGGGTGCCGGCTCTTCGTGCGACGATCCGAACATCAACTGCTGCCCGGATCCGTTCGCCGACGCCGATTGGGATCATGACGTGGATCAAGCCGATTTCGCGACCTTCCAAGCCTGCTTCACTGGCCCGGGCGGCGGAGTGCCCGAGCGCTGCTCGTGCTTCAACCACGTGCTCACGGGCGTCGTTCAGGGTATTGATTCGGACGATTGGATGGCCTTTGAGGCCTGCGCCAGCGGTCCTGGCATGCCGGCGGATCCAGCTTGCGATTGAGGCTGCAGCCGGTTTTCGTTCGATTCCTCATACAACGTCGCCCGGCGTGTGGCGAAGCCGATGGCCCAGACAGGAGGGCCGAACATGAAACGATCGTGTGCTATAGCGGTCGTGCCGGCGGTGCTGATGTCCTGTAGCAGTGCCATGGCCGGCAGGTGTATTGGTGTCGAACCCCGCCGCATCATCATGTGCGATGACTTCGACAGCTACTGCAACGGCGGCGACCCTTGGCCGGGCTATCCGCCCAGCGACCCGCCTCCGGCCGCCTGTGTGGACGGGAGCAGCGTCAATTCGGTCGGCTTCCTGACCAATTGGGCGGAAATGACCATGCTCTGCGGGTTCGACATGAAGATCGGGAGCGACCAGAAGTACAGCATGCCGTTCGGCATGAAGTACCCCGCCGGCATCGAGGACTATGTCGACGTTGAGGAGGAACAGCGGGTCTATGACCTGCTGAGGCAAGGGGCCATCGAGATGGCCGCCGTTCGCCGCGGTGAGCCCGCAGCGGACGCCGTCAACGGCACGGCAGATGCCCCGCTTGTGCTTTACTTCGTGCTCTGGCTCGGGCACGAGGGCAACAGGTTCGGCCAATACAAGGATCTTTACGTCGAGCTGGCTCTTGGCGGTGATCGAGCTCCCACCGACCATGTGATGAGCGAAGACTGCTCCCAGATGTCCTGTGGCGGGCCGTCCAAAGGCTTTCCCGTTGTTTGCCAGGTAGCCAACCCGCTTGAACCTCGGCCGGCCGACTGTCCGCCCATATCCACGGCCACTCACGCCGCCATAGCGTTTGGCCTCCTTTCGAAGCTGGACATGAATCCGTGTCACCCTGAACTGTGTGGCACCGGCGCCCATCACCCGCAGAACAACCACCCGGCATTCTTTGACGGGAATCGCTGGTGGGTCGTCAAGGGCGGTTATGGCGGTGCCAACGGGGATTTCAGCCTTACTAAGGCCTATCACCGCTTCAGCATGACCGTTACTGATACGCAGGTGGAACTCAGAATGTGGGCTCCGGGAGCAACGATCAGCCCGTACAGGGCCACCTACCCCCGCCAGTACACTGGCCCTTTCGACAGGGTTCGCATTGGCGTCGGACGAGGATGTGTGCTTGATGACATGACAGGCACATGCGCCGCGCCCATCAGCTACGACTGCATCAACGGTTCCCACAGCGGCAATCCATGGGTGGACGACGTGGTTCTGTATGACGGAGTGCTGACTCGGTCGCAAGGGTCGCAGGGAGGATGCTGCGTGCCGCTGGACGGGTGCAGACTCATGACGGCCGGCGACTGCGCGGCCGCGGGCGGAACCTACAGAGGAGACGGCACGAACTGCGATGACGCGAGAGCCTGCTGCCCGACGCCGTTTGCGGACATCGATGAGGACGGCGACGTGGATCAGACCGATTTCTCATTCTTTCAGGCCTGTTACACCGGTCCCGGGGCCTTTGCTCTCGACGGTATCTGCAAGTGCTTTGACGTCACCGACAGCGCGGGTAGCGGCTTGGACAGCGCCGTGGACGGCAACGACCTGGCCAGGTTTGAACGATGCGGCAGCGGTCCTGGGGTCCCGCTTGTTCCGGCCTGCAATTAGCCGCAGGAGCGCGCAGGTAAGCCGGCAGAAAGTGATATCTGTCGCATCATCGCGGCGGATAGGGTCAGAAAGCCATCTCCTGTGTTTCTGAATCTGGCGGTTGCGATCATTGATACCTCATGTCAGGCAGCCGCTTGCATCGATAGGCCACACATCGACAATTCGACCCTGCTCGAAGACGTGGAGTTGCCGGTAGAGATTGCAGGTGGTACAGGCGTGGCTGGGTACGAGTTCGACCTTCTGGCCGACCCGCCAATCGGGGCCGTTGCGGACGATGCAGTGCTCCTCGGCAAGCGATGACTGGCAGTCGCCGTCGAGCCACTCTTTGGGCGATGGGGAGCCGAATTCGTGTCCCAGGCCCTTGAGACCGACGTCCAGAACGTTCGTATCCGATCGGGGACGGCTGATCACCGTGGACAACACCGAGAGGGCCACCTCGAACTCCGGCGTCAGTTTGCGGTACATGTTATCCATGGTGACGTAGGTGCCGGCCTGGATCTCGTCGATACCTTCGATGCGTCCGGTGATGGCGTAGGTCGAGGTGGAGCCGCCGCTGATGATGCCCGGCGGAAGTCCCGCGTCCACGAGCATTTGCCGCGTGTGCAAAGCCGGCTCGAAAGCCTGTTGCGTCCTGGTCTGCCGTTCCTGAGGATCAGCAACGGCCACCAGATGCCCCTCGTAGGCCTGCAGGCCGTCAAGACGGATACCTTTCAAGGTCGCCAGCTCGGCGGCCATACGGACGGCCGGCTCCCCTGGCGGCAAGCCGCAGCGCCCCATGCCGATGTCGATCTCGATCAGCACTCCGACGGTCAGGCCAGAAGCTTCGGCCACCCGGGCCAGGAGACGCGTTTGCTCCAGATCATCCACGGCGACGCGAAGCCTGGGCACCCTGCGGGCAAGGGCGATAAGACGATCGATCTTGGCCGGGCCGACGATCTGGTTCGCGATCAGGATGTCATCAACGCCGGCCGTGGCCAGCACCTCGGCCTCCGCCAACTTGGCGCAGGTAACTCCCACCGCTGAACCGGCCTTGAGCTGACGTCGGGCCAGCTCGCTGCACTTATGGTTCTTGAAGTGTGGTCGGAGTTGAGCGGGACGGCCGCGAAAGAAGTCGGCCATTTTCCGCAGGTTCCGCTGCGCCGCAGGCCAATCCAGCAGCAGCGCAGGAGTGTCAAGGTCTTCGATCGGTCTGCCGATCAATCCGGCCATGCGGGTATCTCCGTGGCAAGAGAATAGAGGACAACCTTGCTGTTGGTGTATTCGTGGACGGCTTCCTCGTGGCCCAAGTCTGACCCGATTCCGCTCTGTTTGTATCCGGACATCGGCGAACCGGAGCGGAACGCCCCGCCGCCGTTGATGGCGACCTTGCCGACGCGCAACCGCCGTGCGACTCGCAGGGCCCGACCGCCGTCCTGAGTCCACAGGCAGGCCATCAAGCCGAAATCGCTGTCGTTAGCGATACGGACCGCCTCATCCTCATCGCCGAAAGTCATCACGGCCAGAACCGGTCCAAAAACCTCCTCCCGTGCGATGGTCATGTCGGGGGTCACGCGGTCGAACAGTGTCGGCCGGTAATAGCAGCCCTTGGCCAAGGCGGGGTCGTCCGGCCGGCAGCCGCCCATAAGCAGCAAGGCTTTTTCGCTCTTGGCCTTCTCGACGTACTGCTCAATGGTCTTCAGATGGATTGGCGTAGCGATGCAGCCAAGGTGATTTCGCTCATCGGTCGGGTCTCCCTGGCGGAACGCCTTGGCTCTGGTCAACAGGCGATCCACGAACTCGTCGTGGATGCTCTTGTGAACCAGCAACCGCGACGCGGCCACGCAGACCTGGCCGAGGTGACAGTAGATGCCCATGAGGGCGGCGCTGGCCGCGTCTTCGAGTCGGGCGTCAGGGAAGACGATGTTTGGCGTTTTGCCGCCGAGCTCGAGGGCAACCCCTTTGATGCCGTCGGCTGCGAGCTTCATAATCTGCCGACCGGTGGCTAGACGGCCGGTGAAGCTGATTTTGTCTACACCGGGATGGCCGACGAGGGCCGAGCCGGTTTCCGCACCCGTCCCGTTGATCACGTTCAGCACGCCCGGCGGCAGGCCGATTTCCTCGGCGATTTCGGCAAGCATAAGAGCCGTCAGCGGAGCTACTTCCGACGGCTTGAGCACCACGCAGTTGCCGCAGGCCAGGGCGGGAGCGAGCTTGATCGCCGCGTTGGTCAACGGGTAGTTCCAGGGAACGATCGAAGCCACGACTCCGATCGGCTCGCGGGACAGAAAAGTGAAGCTCTCGGGGAGGGTGCCGAAGCACTTGCCTGCCACCTTGTCGACCAAGCCGGCATAGCTCTCGAACAACTGGACGGACACCGGCGTGTCCCAGCCGCGCGTATCGCGGATTGGCTTACCGATGTTGAGGGTGTCGGTCATCGAGAACTCTTCCGCCCGGCGTCGGAGCACCTCGGCGATCTTCCACAGGTAGCGGGCTCGGTCCAGGGGATCCATCCAGGGCCAAGGCCCTTCGTCAAATGCTTTGCGTGCCGCGGCTACCGCCCGATCAACATCCGCGGCGTCGGCCACCGCCACTTCCGTCAACTTCTCGCTTGTGGCAGGATTGAAGACCGGCATGGTCTTGCCGCCCGTGCCTGAGACCCATCTCCCGCCAATGTACATCTGTGTTGGCCAACATTTGTTCATGACGCGCTCCCGCAGGCAGAAGGAAAAGACCGCAGTACCGCCGAGACTCCCTCGGCGGGAGTATTGTAACCACAATGCGTCCAGTAGTCCGTCAAGTTTGTCTGATGCCACACGACAAGCCGAGCGCGGAGGCGGAAGCCGGTTCAGCGCGAAGGCCGGCTGGAGGCCGGCCTCGTCGCGGACAACCGGGAGCCCGGAGGCAGGGGTTCGGGATACCCTTCGAGCCTGATGCCGTTGATTGGGCGAGGAATGCGCAGCAGATCGATCCAATCAAGAACCATCTTGTAGTTCGGATCCTCTGTGCCCTGCGGATAAAGCGGCTTGATCTGGCCCGGGTGACTTCGTCGCGTGGCTCCGGTAGGCAAACCGTACTGGAGAATGA harbors:
- a CDS encoding DSD1 family PLP-dependent enzyme — translated: MAGLIGRPIEDLDTPALLLDWPAAQRNLRKMADFFRGRPAQLRPHFKNHKCSELARRQLKAGSAVGVTCAKLAEAEVLATAGVDDILIANQIVGPAKIDRLIALARRVPRLRVAVDDLEQTRLLARVAEASGLTVGVLIEIDIGMGRCGLPPGEPAVRMAAELATLKGIRLDGLQAYEGHLVAVADPQERQTRTQQAFEPALHTRQMLVDAGLPPGIISGGSTSTYAITGRIEGIDEIQAGTYVTMDNMYRKLTPEFEVALSVLSTVISRPRSDTNVLDVGLKGLGHEFGSPSPKEWLDGDCQSSLAEEHCIVRNGPDWRVGQKVELVPSHACTTCNLYRQLHVFEQGRIVDVWPIDASGCLT
- a CDS encoding aldehyde dehydrogenase family protein — translated: MNKCWPTQMYIGGRWVSGTGGKTMPVFNPATSEKLTEVAVADAADVDRAVAAARKAFDEGPWPWMDPLDRARYLWKIAEVLRRRAEEFSMTDTLNIGKPIRDTRGWDTPVSVQLFESYAGLVDKVAGKCFGTLPESFTFLSREPIGVVASIVPWNYPLTNAAIKLAPALACGNCVVLKPSEVAPLTALMLAEIAEEIGLPPGVLNVINGTGAETGSALVGHPGVDKISFTGRLATGRQIMKLAADGIKGVALELGGKTPNIVFPDARLEDAASAALMGIYCHLGQVCVAASRLLVHKSIHDEFVDRLLTRAKAFRQGDPTDERNHLGCIATPIHLKTIEQYVEKAKSEKALLLMGGCRPDDPALAKGCYYRPTLFDRVTPDMTIAREEVFGPVLAVMTFGDEDEAVRIANDSDFGLMACLWTQDGGRALRVARRLRVGKVAINGGGAFRSGSPMSGYKQSGIGSDLGHEEAVHEYTNSKVVLYSLATEIPAWPD